TGTCCAGCAGAATGTTCAGCGCGTCGTTAATTGTCATGAACCGTTCGCTTCCCTGTTCCATTTTGATATCCAGCAGGCACAGCGTGTGCGCGCCAATGGATTTGTTCTGCGCAATGACATCGTAAAAACTTTCCGGCTGGTGATTTTTTTCCGGGAATACAATGCTTGTTGTTTTGCCAAATTTGTAGAGCTCAAGGCCGGTGTTTGCCACCGCGTTGATGATGGATACATTGTTGATAACCGTAACCGGAATATTTTTTTCCTTTGCACGCAACATAAGGTCAGTGTGCGTTGTCGCGCCAAACACATCACCCACCACAAGGAAGGCAACATCTTCTTGTTCCGCATCCTTTAGGATGGTTTCTTCTGCGTGTGACTCAACCAGCGTGCGGTCGGCGGAAATGAGCGGCTTGCCGTAGAATTGTTCAAGCACCTCTTTCGAACACCCTAATTGTGATGTATAGGTCTCAATATATAGTTTTGAACACTTTTTAACCGCTTCAAGGCCATGCAGGGTGATGTCTTTTTCTGTTCCAAGGCCGAGGCCGATGAGGTATAAAGCCATTTTAACAGAGAATTATGTGTTTCTTTTTAAACCTTTCGACATATATACTGCAACATATATGTTAGAATACAAATATATTTTTATATCTAATGTTCGTTTATAAATAGAAAAAAAGGGTTTGAGTTTTTGGCGAAACTCAAGCAACGACGAAATCGATATTGGCGAAAAACGGATTTTATCACACAAATTGGCGTTTGTGTAAAACAATTGGCGATTTCTAAAAAGAGTAGAGTACAAACTAGTATATAAAGTTTTTGCTAGCCTGTACGCTTACACGCCTCAAAAGCGAGGCATCAAACAAAAAAACAGCCTAAAAAAATAAAAAAGGGGGTAGGAACATGGACTTCCTGGTCGAAAACGCAGTACAAAAACATGAGGATGAGTTAAAACAACTCAGTGCCCAGCAGGCAAACATCAAGGTGATTGGTGTAGGCGGCGGCGGCAACAATATGGTGAACTGGCTCTACAAAAAAGGAATTAAAGGAGCCGAAATCATCGCAGTCAACACCGATGCGCAGCACCTGACGGTGACTGACGCTGACAAGAAATTCATCATCGGCAAAGACCTCACTCGAGGCCTTGGCTGCGGCGGATTTCCCCAGCGTGGCGCAGAGGCGGCAAAAGAATCAATGCAGCACATCAAGGAAGCATTGAAAGATGCTGATATGGTCTTTGTCTGTGCAGGCCTTGGCGGCGGCACTGGAACAGGGGCAGCCCCAGTCATTGCTAAAGTAGCAAAAGACAACGGTAGCATTGTTATTGGAACAACAACCATGCCGTTCAAGATTGAGCGCGCGAGAATTGACAAGGCAGAATTTGGCCTGCAGCAGCTCCGCCAGGTTTCTGACACGGTTATTGTCATCGACAACAACCGCCTCGTGTCAATCGCCGGCAACCTGCCCGTACAACAGGCATTTGCTGTTGCAAACGAGCTCATCTCAACCATGATTAAAGGTATCGTTGAAACAATCGCGGTGCCCAGCTTGGTCAACCTCGACTACGCAGACGTCAAAACCATCATGACTGATGGCGGCGTTGCAGCAATCGGCGTCGGCGCTTCTGACACGTCAAACCGTGTTGATGAAGCAGTCCGCGGCGCATTGAGCAATCCGCTCCTCGACATCAGCTACCAAGGCGCAACTGGCGCCATCATCCACATCCACGGCGGGCCTGACCTGACGCTGGATGAAATCAACCGCGTCGGCGAGCAAATCACCGAAGCGATGGATGCTGATGCCAACGTCATCTGGGGCGCACGCGTCACCGAAGACATGAAGGGCAAGCTGACGATAATGACCATTATCACGGGCGTTAAGTCGCCATGGATACTGGGCAAAGGCGACGGCCGCAAGAACTTCAACGCGTCACGCGTCAATGAAGAGCTTGGGATCGAAATGGTCCGTTAATATTTTTTTCTTAGTTTTTCTTTGCCTTCATTTTTTTACCACCCCCAAACCAAAACGATGAAGGCAGGTGGGATCCCCGGGTTCCTGGGGATTCTTTTTATTTTTTTTACAACACCTGTTAGTTCTAAGACTCAAAAAATTGACAACAACCAGAAAAAGAACGAAAAAAAGAAAATAGAAAAATAAAAGAAACAAAACAGTTACATATCTTCAACGCTGGTAATTTTCTTCAGCACGGGAAAGCGCGCCTTGGTGCCGCTGCCCCACGTGTGAAATTCAATCTCGCCCATAACTTCTTTGCCGCGCGCTGGCTTTCCTGAAATAAGGCGCTGTTTGTCCTTTCCTGAAAAGGCGACACGGGACTGGCTGCCTTGCGGCGAATTTGCCATCGTCAGCCGGCCGTTGTGAAATCGCATTGTTGCTTTAACCATATGAATACCTCCATTTTTACGTTTAGTTGATGTATTTTTTGATGTTATTCGACTAATTCAGCAAGATAATTGTACTTGGTGCTCTGGTCAGCGACGTCCAAGAATTTGAACTTGACCGGCGAACCGGTGCTCATGCCGCGCTTCTTGAGCAACTGCCTACCGCCCTTGAGTTTTATTGGGCGGGAATGATTGAGCCCTTGACCGCGCGTCGGCACCACACCTGTTTGTTCATCATTAATTTTTCCCTTGTAAATAAGCGTTCGTGGCATACTCATCACCTCTTTTTTGAATGGAATGGAGAGATTCTTTTTAATGTTTTCCCTTTTGCTTTTCGTCCTCTGGTTTTTTTGAAAACTTTTCTTTGAAATAGCGCATGAAGCGTTTTCCCTGCTGGCCGGCTTCTTTTTTTGCGCTTTTTGCAAATTCTTCATACTGCAGGCTGTAATCCCACAAGATAGCGTTCATGTTTCTGAACCGGTTGCCGTAACGCTGGAGATAGACAATAGTTTCCAGCATCATGCGGGGAGGTGCAGGCACTTCTTCGTCGGCATAGCCGATGGTAAGCACGCTGATTGGTGTTGCACGCTCGGGAATGGCGAGCGCAAGCCGCATCATCATCTCGTCAAACGCGCTGACGAGGCAGCAGCCAAGCCCTTCTGCAGTTGCCTGCACCATCATGTTTTCTGCGGCGCAGGAGCAGTCCTCAATTGTGTATTTTTCACCAGCCTTGCCGTAGTACTGGATTGTTCGTTCAGGAATGCTGCAAATGACAACGTGCAGTGGCGCGGTTTCCATCCAGACCTGATTCACACAGGCACGCGCAATTTGTTTTCTGGTTTCGTCGTCCGTGACAATGATAAACTTCCAGTCCTGGACGTTGCCAGCTGAAGGAGCGTATTCTCCGGCAGTCAGAATGTTGATAAGCTTGTCCC
This genomic stretch from Candidatus Woesearchaeota archaeon harbors:
- the ftsZ gene encoding cell division protein FtsZ, which produces MDFLVENAVQKHEDELKQLSAQQANIKVIGVGGGGNNMVNWLYKKGIKGAEIIAVNTDAQHLTVTDADKKFIIGKDLTRGLGCGGFPQRGAEAAKESMQHIKEALKDADMVFVCAGLGGGTGTGAAPVIAKVAKDNGSIVIGTTTMPFKIERARIDKAEFGLQQLRQVSDTVIVIDNNRLVSIAGNLPVQQAFAVANELISTMIKGIVETIAVPSLVNLDYADVKTIMTDGGVAAIGVGASDTSNRVDEAVRGALSNPLLDISYQGATGAIIHIHGGPDLTLDEINRVGEQITEAMDADANVIWGARVTEDMKGKLTIMTIITGVKSPWILGKGDGRKNFNASRVNEELGIEMVR
- a CDS encoding nitroreductase family protein, producing MDPKEVLELIKRRRSIRKYKDLPVEWDKLINILTAGEYAPSAGNVQDWKFIIVTDDETRKQIARACVNQVWMETAPLHVVICSIPERTIQYYGKAGEKYTIEDCSCAAENMMVQATAEGLGCCLVSAFDEMMMRLALAIPERATPISVLTIGYADEEVPAPPRMMLETIVYLQRYGNRFRNMNAILWDYSLQYEEFAKSAKKEAGQQGKRFMRYFKEKFSKKPEDEKQKGKH
- the dph5 gene encoding diphthine synthase translates to MALYLIGLGLGTEKDITLHGLEAVKKCSKLYIETYTSQLGCSKEVLEQFYGKPLISADRTLVESHAEETILKDAEQEDVAFLVVGDVFGATTHTDLMLRAKEKNIPVTVINNVSIINAVANTGLELYKFGKTTSIVFPEKNHQPESFYDVIAQNKSIGAHTLCLLDIKMEQGSERFMTINDALNILLDIEKKRKQDIVTEKTFVVGCARMGHEDAVIKYGSVEELMKHNFGKPLHCLIIPGPLHFKEEEMLKVLNNE